AAAACCCGGTAGCACTGTGGTATTCTTTATCAATAACACCATCACTGAAGGTGCATCGCGATGAAAAGACAGCTTCTACTTGCTATCGGCTGTAGTATGTTACTGGCAGGCTGGTTGAGTGCTTTTCTCCTTAATAGCGACCCACAGAAGAGTACTCTGTATATTATCGGGCCAACATTGTTGCTTGGTATCGGCATGGCAGTTATTCGTAAAACGGCAGGTGTAAGAATAACGGTTGTGACCCTGGGACTGACAGCTCTGGCGGCATTGCTGGCCATGAATCAGATTTATCCCAGCAAGGGAGTGAGTTTCCCTGTATTCAACAACGACAGGGAAGCGCTGATGGAGAAAGGGGATTTGATTCCGATAGTTGTTCGGGAAAAGGATCGTGTCGATACCTTTTCTGTTCCCCGTTCCCTTGAAACTTTTTCTGATGTCAAAGTGCAACTCTTTGCCGGGCTACCCGGCCCACCCAGAATGATGGCTTTTGATGTAAACGGTCACTTGTACGTCAGCATTCCTAACCTTGGAGCTATTTATAAGCTGACGGATCGTGATGGCGATGGTTTCTCTGAACAGCCGATCCTTTTTCATGTCGGCATGGATAACCCGCACGGTCTGGTTTGGAGTGGTGATAAATTATATGTAGCAGAGACGTCTCAAGTCCTGGAACTCCGTGATACGGACCAAAATAATCAAGTCGATAACGTTCGTATCGTGGTTGATGGATTACCTGATGATGGAGGCCATTGGACTCGATCTCTTGCCATGGGGAATGACGGTTTCTTGTATTTGTCTATA
This window of the uncultured Desulfuromusa sp. genome carries:
- a CDS encoding PQQ-dependent sugar dehydrogenase, producing MKRQLLLAIGCSMLLAGWLSAFLLNSDPQKSTLYIIGPTLLLGIGMAVIRKTAGVRITVVTLGLTALAALLAMNQIYPSKGVSFPVFNNDREALMEKGDLIPIVVREKDRVDTFSVPRSLETFSDVKVQLFAGLPGPPRMMAFDVNGHLYVSIPNLGAIYKLTDRDGDGFSEQPILFHVGMDNPHGLVWSGDKLYVAETSQVLELRDTDQNNQVDNVRIVVDGLPDDGGHWTRSLAMGNDGFLYLSIGSRCNACEEKNSMRATVLKLNPDTGTFVIFAKGLRNTVGLSFSPDGNSLWGSDNGRDHLGDELPPDEINQIVENGDYGWPFCYGQQISDPDLGTPGRCQQTVASSVDLPAHSAPLGIAFGDRLHAPDTYKNSLYVALHGSWNRTEPTGYKIIRIPYENQQMGQEGKDFLKGWLVDGNVWGRPVAPVVGPDGSLYLSDDQAAAIYRISWNQ